A window of Amia ocellicauda isolate fAmiCal2 chromosome 20, fAmiCal2.hap1, whole genome shotgun sequence genomic DNA:
taatgatcACTGCCAGTGTTACAGCTTATCCCTATCCTCAGCCAGGCCAGTTTGTGTGTACAGTCTTTTATACAAGTATatattatgtaaataaaaacaaagtttctataatgaggttcattttttaatttttgaacATGGATAATTTAAGTTCAGCTGCAGACATGACGAAGGTTGTCTTCTAGATACCAATAAATCCAACAACGTAGTCCTTGCTCTATAGAACAGAGCACAAATGGGAAAGCCCTGGGGAAAGAGCAGAAAAACATTAGCTTACAACAGAAAATAGGAGCTATACAAATTCAATGAGTTCCATTAAGTAGTTGAGTATACAGgctgaatggaaaagaaaaagcaaagtcAAAAGGACTGGAAATACTCTACACTACTACAGCACATGAAAATCAATCAAGAAAACGTTTTTTTCATCACACAAAAGGACACAGAATACCGACATTAACTGATATTCGGAAATATTTTCCAAGTTCACTTACCACTGATTAGTTGGCTGTAATTGCTGGCTTCTGTTTTTTAGGCTTCAGCTTAAAAAACAGCACAATCCCAGCAATGGTTGCATACGTAGCTAACACACACTAGAAATACAAGACAGCAGTGATTAAATGACAGTTGGATGTTATAAGCAGTTTTCACCAGAACAATTAGGCCTACCAGCCAAAAtggcaaaaatacattttcacatggGTGTGTGCTCCCCATGCCTTCACAAATCCATTCTCTAACAGATATTCTGCACAGTAAAACCAACATCCGTGGACCTTATCCCTAGTGCAACAATCATGGAAAGGCCTGCATAATATTACCAGTTTAAAATTAGTGCCATGTTCAAGGAAAAATGGGTCTTCAACCCAAAATAACAAAAGTACAAAGTCAtttctacattttctttctaaatTATTGAAACTAACATTTCTACATCGTGTCTAAGTTATAACTATGCATTGTGAATTGTTAGGCCTTTTATAGTGCTGTTGTGGGGGCAGATTGGTAATAATTCAAATGCCCCTTTCTTCCCTGTACAAGGGCACTTACATTCCTCCTCCCTGTGATGGTGTAAGCATTGAAGTACTTCTGGATACCAGTGAAATGGTGTTGAGTTCCAGCGTCGTGCCCCGCCATTGTTAGTCTGGTCCTTGTCAATAAAGACAAACGAATTAAAAAATGAACCATCAACAGTAAAGGCAGAAATCCTAATTTATTTAGCACAGGTAGCTCATGTACAGTACACCTGTGTTTACTCTGCCAGCCACCTTCATCATCATACAGTATCTCTTCTTACACTACACACACGTGAATAACTATCCTgaaaaatatttcacaatttaGGTTTACGGTTTTTAAAAATACGTACATATAAAGGGCCAGTTACGCCAGATCTACTCGGATACGTCCCGCAGGAAAGGATGCAGGCAGTGTAGGCCCGAGTCACACAGACAAGGACTTGTGCTCTTCTGTGCACAGTTATTAGCTGTATTACTTACTAAATCAACGAATTACATTTTAGACGAGTACGTTTATTTTATGGTCGGTTTGCTAAGCACAATGCAACATAAAATGCACTGCCATAATTTGCTCGATTGTATTGTGTGATTGTATCAACTGAAATGGGCTAAGCTTCCCCTCTAGAAGTAAAACAAGGTCTTCCATCTTTTCAAAACGCAATGCAATGGAATTAAATTAGGACAAGTTcgatttaaaataaacttaaaatatattttatttattcaattaaaaaaaaaaaacgtatttctTGTTCACACTCACCTTTTCTGGTTTGACTCCTGCGCTTTGAGTGAGTGCCCTTCAGAAACCGTAAAGCAGGGTGAACGTAGGATATCCCGCCCACATTACATTGTAATTGGATCAAAcgtatttcaattaaaattatgCATTTGCTTATTGGTTCATGCTAGGATTTTAGACTTTAAGCTCAATGGATCCTTCCAATGTCAATCCATAAATAGCCCTGCCTCTTGGAGTGGAAGTTAAAAACAattggtttaaaatatatatcaattattTAAGACAGGCATTGTTATTGGTCAGCTATGCCTTTCACCCGAAGGAAGTACTCTTGTTTTTTCATACTATGTACTTCCGGAGGTTAAAAACATGGCGTACCACATGTGAATTTGTACGGGAGGCACACTGTAATAGAAAAACAGCAGACCTGAAGGTAAATAAACGTATTGTAGAGATCCGTTTTTCTGATCGCAGGATCCGATGCAGACGATTAAATGTAACATTAGAAGTTGAACAATTCCCTTTAATTAATCAGGACAATCGACTGTCTCCTTGGAGAGTTATGGGGGTTTGGTGTTTTGCAATATAAAACCTttatcaaaatgtaattttacacattgtttaatttatatatgaatCTGTGTACATCGCGTTTTCAAGCTCTACAGAGATCCCATAGAGAAAGCATGCTAATcgataataaatatatgaaggAACTCAAATTAACATGTGAGACTGGGATCGGAATGCTTATCGTATTAATTCAGCATGATCTCCAGTTTAACTCATGCAGAgggtgtattttgtattttattttactgagaTAATATAGTAAAGCAGAAGTGTATGTACATACATTCAGCATACGTGTAATTACGTTCCTCACGTGGTATATAATACTGTGTTAAAGTTAAATGTTCAACACATGCATATTTCTAACTGTACATATTTGATTTTAGGAAAGAAAACATGGCATCAGCAGAGGATGATTTTCCCCGTGGTGGGTCATTTAAAAAACCCAAAGGGGTCAAACCTGTAAGGGAATTTGTGGAGAAAGATAATTTGTTCGAGGTGAGTAAACCTACTTCTGatgattttttaaaaacatttttctggcaacagagtgaattataaaacaaatcataatcgtgttcttgttttttttcagaCGCAAGAGccagaaaaaggaaagaaaagaaagaaagtaaaacGAGAGGTGGAGAAGAAGCCCAAAAAACTAAAGTCCAACGAAGAGGAAACTCTCAAGCTCAATGCATCAACAACTGTCGAAATTCTTCATTTAAAGGTCAGTTGATATACTTTTGTATGCTGTCAAGAGACCACACTTTGAGTGTGGTATAATAAAGGTCATTGGCAGttatttttccattaatttTAGAATAATAGAAGTAAAGTGACCTGAGCACAAAGTAGTAACTGAAGCAGGACAAATGTCTCTTTCACTATCTTTTCACCAGATGTACAATGGTGGGAAATTCTGGTCCTGGGCAGACAGTGGGGTCCCCTATTTGTTTATCTTCTTACCTCTCATTCGCTTAATCCAACTattaatttgttaaatgtaataatttaagcAGTTTCCAGGTTGCAAGCAGGTAGGAGTTTTAGAGAGACTACACCCTCTAGTGATCACTTAATGTATCTGTTTGTCAGATGGTCTACTCTAagttgtattgataatgggcaAAATATTCAAATGGCAAAAAAGAATGGGGGTGTCTAATTGTTTGCTTATTGATGTTACTCAGTGGCCAAGAAAGTCATCTGGAAGTTCTGTTATGATCTTACATTTGGGAATTTTGGTACCAGATAACAATACAAACTATTTTAACTTTTatgaaaatgtgtgtatgtgcaggGTTTTGCAATAGTGGGTAAttgcatgtaaaa
This region includes:
- the atp5md gene encoding ATP synthase F(0) complex subunit k, mitochondrial, whose protein sequence is MAGHDAGTQHHFTGIQKYFNAYTITGRRNCVLATYATIAGIVLFFKLKPKKQKPAITAN